The Candidatus Eremiobacteraceae bacterium genome window below encodes:
- a CDS encoding CerR family C-terminal domain-containing protein, with amino-acid sequence MSPATTSARRAARRETVERPTADPTRTKLLAAATEVFAERGYHAATVREICLQAGANIAAINYYFHDKLGLYTEVLRSAVGPVRETMRPILERPLPHEQNLRAAIRAMIEQLYGRDKPAVPFRLMRHELVQPTPALAQVVDDLIRPQYDRLRATIGALLDLPPDHETTRLCAHSVMGQSLFYPLTGPVIARLWPQLKMTPQRRSQIAEHIADFSLAYIQSRRGKA; translated from the coding sequence ATGAGCCCTGCAACAACGTCGGCAAGACGAGCCGCCCGGCGAGAGACGGTCGAACGGCCTACCGCTGATCCAACCCGGACCAAGCTGCTCGCGGCAGCGACCGAGGTCTTCGCCGAGCGCGGCTATCACGCGGCCACGGTCCGCGAGATCTGCTTGCAGGCCGGCGCGAACATCGCCGCCATCAACTACTATTTCCACGACAAGCTGGGTCTGTATACCGAGGTGCTGCGCAGTGCCGTCGGCCCGGTGCGGGAGACGATGCGCCCGATCTTGGAACGGCCCCTTCCGCACGAGCAGAACTTGCGCGCCGCGATCCGCGCGATGATCGAGCAATTGTATGGCCGCGATAAGCCGGCCGTGCCATTCCGGTTGATGCGTCACGAACTGGTCCAGCCGACGCCGGCGCTCGCGCAGGTCGTCGACGATCTGATCCGTCCGCAATACGATCGTCTGCGGGCGACCATCGGCGCACTGCTCGACTTGCCGCCGGATCACGAGACGACCCGGTTGTGCGCGCACAGCGTGATGGGCCAATCGCTGTTCTATCCGCTCACCGGTCCCGTGATCGCGCGCCTTTGGCCCCAGTTGAAGATGACGCCGCAGCGCCGCAGCCAGATCGCCGAACATATCGCAGATTTCTCGCTCGCATACATCCAAAGCAGACGAGGTAAGGCATGA
- a CDS encoding YkgJ family cysteine cluster protein has product MHPCESCTGECCKIYYVNLSGFDVWTIARGTNLAPQQFVDIAQEHEATGIGFKLDATKTTFAMVLAKNPGRDGKQQCAFLMEIGDGVCRCGIYPLRPAACRVFPARLRDGAVTFRDDIVCPKESFNADALDAPAWRMSLLRSQMEWAVYAAVVHRWNELACSTPRGETRTPDEYYAFLMDRYARLDALEHDLQPDELCVLIEGWGQPAAARGAPLWERYLRRAEGVIAEA; this is encoded by the coding sequence ATGCACCCCTGTGAGTCCTGCACCGGCGAGTGCTGCAAGATCTACTACGTCAATCTGAGCGGTTTCGATGTCTGGACGATCGCCCGCGGCACAAACCTCGCCCCCCAGCAGTTCGTCGACATCGCGCAAGAACACGAAGCGACCGGCATCGGCTTCAAGCTCGACGCCACCAAGACGACCTTCGCGATGGTGCTCGCGAAGAACCCCGGCCGCGACGGCAAGCAGCAGTGCGCGTTTCTCATGGAGATCGGCGACGGGGTCTGCCGCTGCGGCATCTATCCGCTGCGTCCTGCGGCGTGCCGGGTGTTTCCGGCACGGCTGCGCGACGGCGCGGTCACATTTCGCGACGACATCGTGTGCCCGAAGGAGTCGTTCAACGCCGACGCGCTCGACGCGCCAGCCTGGCGCATGTCGCTGCTGCGCAGCCAGATGGAATGGGCCGTCTATGCCGCGGTGGTGCATCGCTGGAACGAGCTTGCCTGCAGCACGCCGCGCGGCGAGACGCGTACACCTGACGAGTACTATGCATTTCTCATGGATCGCTACGCCCGGCTCGATGCGCTCGAGCACGACCTGCAACCCGACGAGCTCTGCGTGCTGATCGAGGGCTGGGGCCAGCCAGCTGCAGCGCGCGGCGCGCCCCTTTGGGAGCGCTACCTACGTCGCGCGGAAGGCGTCATCGCGGAGGCTTGA
- a CDS encoding ammonium transporter, with translation MHSINAGDTAWVLASAALVMLMTPAVGFFYGGLVRRKNVLATIMHSFFILCLVSVQWALWGYTLAFGPDANFLGYFHGIIGGLQWLGLQGVGQAPSSYAPTIPALAFCVFQMMFAVITPALISGGFAERKHFKAFVIFTLLWATFVYDPIAHWVWGQGGWLNKLGTLDFAGGTVVHITSGVSALVAAFVLGRRLGVAPDRNTEPHNMTMVVLGASLVWFGWFGFNAGSALAANGLAASAFVATNLAAAMGALTWMTIHWWRKGSPSVLGAAAGAVAGLVAVTPACGFVTPAGAILIGFGAGVVCYIAIQWRERMHSVDDSLDVWAVHGIGGTWGALATGLFATVAVNAAGANGLFAGNPHQLAVQAIAVAVSWVYAGGMTFVILKAIERFIPLRVSQGEEERGLDVSQHAEVAYQM, from the coding sequence TTGCACTCGATCAACGCCGGCGACACCGCCTGGGTGCTCGCCTCCGCCGCCTTGGTGATGCTCATGACGCCCGCCGTCGGGTTTTTCTACGGCGGGCTGGTGCGTCGCAAGAACGTGCTTGCGACGATCATGCACAGTTTCTTCATCTTATGTCTCGTTAGCGTGCAGTGGGCGCTCTGGGGCTACACGCTCGCCTTCGGACCGGACGCGAATTTCCTCGGGTACTTCCACGGCATCATCGGCGGGCTGCAGTGGCTTGGCCTGCAGGGCGTCGGCCAAGCGCCGTCCTCATACGCGCCGACGATCCCGGCGCTCGCGTTTTGCGTGTTCCAGATGATGTTCGCCGTCATCACGCCGGCGCTGATCTCCGGCGGCTTTGCCGAACGCAAGCATTTCAAGGCGTTCGTCATCTTCACGCTGCTGTGGGCGACCTTCGTCTACGACCCTATCGCGCATTGGGTGTGGGGCCAAGGCGGCTGGCTCAACAAGCTCGGCACGCTCGACTTCGCCGGCGGCACGGTGGTGCACATCACCTCGGGCGTGTCGGCGCTTGTGGCGGCCTTCGTCCTCGGGCGCCGGCTCGGGGTCGCGCCGGATCGCAACACGGAACCGCACAACATGACGATGGTCGTCCTCGGCGCCTCGCTGGTGTGGTTCGGCTGGTTCGGGTTCAACGCAGGCTCCGCGCTGGCGGCCAACGGGCTTGCGGCAAGCGCATTCGTCGCGACGAACCTCGCCGCGGCCATGGGCGCACTCACGTGGATGACCATCCACTGGTGGCGAAAAGGCAGTCCAAGCGTGCTCGGCGCAGCCGCCGGCGCAGTGGCGGGGCTCGTGGCCGTCACTCCCGCATGCGGCTTCGTGACGCCCGCTGGGGCGATTCTCATCGGCTTCGGAGCCGGCGTGGTCTGCTACATCGCCATCCAATGGCGCGAGCGCATGCACAGCGTGGACGATTCGCTCGATGTCTGGGCGGTGCACGGCATCGGCGGGACCTGGGGAGCGCTCGCGACCGGCTTGTTCGCCACCGTCGCCGTGAACGCGGCTGGCGCCAACGGGTTGTTCGCAGGCAACCCCCACCAGCTCGCGGTGCAGGCGATCGCGGTCGCGGTCTCGTGGGTCTACGCCGGCGGCATGACCTTTGTGATCCTCAAGGCGATCGAGCGCTTCATACCGCTGCGCGTGTCGCAGGGAGAAGAAGAGCGCGGGCTGGACGTCTCGCAGCACGCCGAGGTGGCCTATCAGATGTAA
- the serA gene encoding phosphoglycerate dehydrogenase — translation MPERQPTVLVAEPLAPEGVAVLRDGGVEVREAFDTAPSQLRSLLHDVDGLIVRSKTKVDAEMLAGAPALRVVGRAGVGVDAIDVVAATRQGIVVLNTPDASTLATAEHTMAVMLALCRHLAEGHERIREGRWSAKGLLGTELAGKTLGVVGLGRIGAAVAARARSFGMVLLAHDSFVSEARAEALGAKLVPLDDLLVRSDFVTLHAPLTPQTQGLIGQRELGLMKSGARLINCARGGLVVEEALLQALEAGHLAGAALDVVRGEPPPTDAPVWRLLRHPKVFATPHLAGSTHEAQARIAADLCRDVLAVLAGHPPSGSVNAPVAPSSAMRPFVELAAVLGRAYAQISGEPTLPAFSLTFEGELSDYDPRPFTAAFLVGLLRGVTDRRVSVVNSHQIAAEMGIALETLAAPCERGFAGALTVRGGRTSLAGTVVHGEQLRLVDVDGFEIDLAPRGHIILTRHSDVPGIVGKAGTILGEAALNISTMNVARRDDGQALMVLGVDRAPDAHVLDRLRGIGELHDARAIEL, via the coding sequence ATGCCGGAGCGCCAACCCACCGTGCTGGTCGCCGAGCCGCTCGCCCCCGAGGGCGTGGCGGTGCTGCGCGACGGCGGTGTCGAGGTGCGCGAGGCCTTCGACACGGCCCCATCGCAGCTGCGATCGCTCCTCCACGACGTCGACGGGCTAATCGTGCGCAGCAAGACCAAGGTCGATGCCGAGATGCTCGCCGGAGCGCCCGCGTTGCGGGTCGTCGGCCGGGCCGGCGTCGGCGTTGACGCGATCGACGTCGTCGCGGCCACGCGCCAGGGCATCGTGGTGCTGAACACACCCGACGCGAGCACGCTGGCGACGGCCGAGCACACCATGGCGGTCATGCTGGCGCTGTGCAGGCACCTGGCCGAGGGACACGAGCGCATCCGCGAGGGCCGCTGGAGCGCGAAGGGCCTGCTCGGCACCGAGCTCGCCGGCAAGACGCTGGGGGTGGTCGGTCTGGGCCGGATCGGCGCGGCGGTCGCCGCGCGGGCGCGCTCATTCGGCATGGTCCTGCTCGCGCACGATTCGTTCGTGAGCGAAGCGCGGGCCGAGGCGCTCGGCGCCAAGCTCGTGCCGCTGGACGATCTGCTGGTGCGCTCGGACTTCGTCACGCTGCACGCGCCCCTCACCCCCCAGACGCAAGGGCTGATCGGCCAACGCGAGCTCGGATTGATGAAGTCGGGGGCGCGGCTGATCAATTGCGCGCGCGGCGGCCTGGTCGTCGAAGAAGCGTTGCTGCAGGCGCTCGAAGCCGGCCACCTGGCCGGAGCGGCGCTCGACGTCGTGCGCGGCGAGCCGCCACCCACCGACGCGCCGGTGTGGCGCCTGCTGCGCCATCCCAAGGTGTTTGCCACGCCGCACCTGGCCGGTTCCACGCACGAGGCGCAAGCGCGCATCGCCGCGGATCTGTGCCGCGACGTGCTTGCGGTGCTCGCCGGCCATCCGCCGTCCGGTTCGGTCAACGCTCCGGTCGCGCCGTCGTCGGCGATGCGCCCGTTCGTCGAGCTGGCCGCGGTGCTCGGCCGGGCCTACGCGCAGATCTCCGGCGAGCCGACCTTGCCGGCGTTTTCGCTCACGTTTGAAGGCGAGCTCTCCGACTACGATCCGCGCCCGTTCACGGCGGCGTTCCTGGTCGGCCTGTTGCGCGGCGTGACCGACCGGCGCGTCTCCGTGGTGAACTCGCACCAAATCGCGGCAGAGATGGGGATCGCACTCGAGACGCTGGCCGCGCCGTGCGAGCGCGGATTCGCCGGCGCGCTGACGGTACGCGGCGGCCGAACATCGCTTGCCGGCACCGTCGTGCACGGCGAACAACTGCGGCTCGTCGATGTCGACGGCTTCGAGATCGATCTTGCGCCGCGGGGCCACATCATTCTGACGCGCCACTCGGACGTGCCCGGCATCGTCGGCAAAGCAGGCACGATCCTCGGCGAGGCGGCGTTGAACATCTCGACCATGAACGTCGCGCGCCGCGACGATGGGCAAGCGCTCATGGTTTTGGGCGTCGACCGAGCGCCCGACGCCCACGTGCTGGACAGGCTGCGCGGCATCGGCGAACTGCATGACGCGCGCGCGATCGAGTTGTGA
- a CDS encoding histidine phosphatase family protein: MTLLFVRHGESTWNVEGRFQGRQDPPLSELGERQARAVAQRLASVDHPAAIVSSPLSRARRTAEVIGAACELPVAFDERLVEISHGDWEGLLRTEIAARWPEALERWHASPQAVRFPNGENLDQVQARFESFMSDVPARKTPLVVCTHDVIIRLATLWAGGRPMTRFASLKSDNAALTEIAFADGLPRLVRANDAQHLDGLRSDLARQAL; encoded by the coding sequence GTGACGCTGCTCTTCGTGCGCCATGGCGAGTCGACGTGGAACGTCGAAGGCCGCTTCCAAGGCCGCCAAGATCCTCCGTTATCCGAGCTGGGCGAGCGTCAGGCGCGAGCCGTCGCGCAGCGGCTCGCGTCTGTGGACCATCCCGCGGCGATCGTCTCGAGCCCGCTCTCTCGCGCGCGGCGGACGGCGGAAGTCATCGGCGCGGCCTGCGAGCTGCCGGTCGCTTTTGATGAGCGCCTCGTCGAGATCTCGCACGGCGATTGGGAGGGGCTCTTGCGCACGGAGATCGCCGCGCGCTGGCCCGAAGCGCTCGAGCGCTGGCACGCGTCGCCGCAAGCCGTTCGCTTTCCCAATGGCGAGAATCTCGATCAGGTGCAAGCGCGCTTCGAGTCGTTCATGTCGGACGTGCCGGCGCGCAAGACGCCCCTCGTCGTCTGCACCCACGACGTCATCATCCGCCTCGCGACGCTGTGGGCCGGAGGCCGGCCGATGACGCGCTTCGCGTCGTTGAAGAGCGATAATGCCGCCTTGACCGAGATCGCGTTCGCGGACGGGCTGCCGCGGCTCGTGCGTGCCAACGACGCGCAGCACCTTGATGGGCTTCGCAGTGATTTGGCACGCCAAGCGCTCTAG
- a CDS encoding BlaI/MecI/CopY family transcriptional regulator: MTEAELRLMQVLWEKRSATVGEVLAGLPDDTALAYSTVLTTLRILETKGYVAHSESGRAFVYRPLIGRDEAIRNAAQQLARRFFDNSPGLLALRLLEEENIDEQELARLKRLIERSRENS, from the coding sequence TTGACCGAGGCGGAACTGCGCCTCATGCAGGTCTTGTGGGAGAAACGTTCGGCGACCGTCGGCGAAGTGCTCGCGGGCCTGCCCGACGATACCGCGCTCGCGTATAGCACGGTGCTCACCACGTTGCGCATCCTGGAGACCAAAGGCTACGTCGCGCACTCGGAGTCGGGTCGCGCGTTCGTCTACCGTCCGCTGATCGGACGCGACGAGGCCATCCGCAATGCGGCGCAACAGCTGGCCCGCCGTTTCTTCGATAATTCACCGGGACTGCTCGCGCTGCGCCTGCTCGAGGAAGAGAACATCGACGAGCAAGAGCTGGCGCGTCTCAAACGCCTCATCGAACGCAGCAGGGAGAACTCGTGA
- a CDS encoding M56 family metallopeptidase, producing the protein MQVWLQLGEAFARVSVGAILNGLWEALAVALLAWLVLRLAPRANASLRYGLWCVALAAVVILPVIALHAGATPPAASGGDSAVAVPQRFAQILFALWYVVATVLVLRLIVSYIRLQQLKAEAHPLSVFYQHRVRRWLAATGGRRTCRLCVSDKVPMPVAIGLFDPVIVLPERLLEQLSDDELDQVGLHELAHLQRWDDYTNVFQRIAEALLFFNPAVHIIGRQLTLEREIACDDRVIAGTGKPLTYAACLTRLVEATALTRQALPALAATSTRRQLAIRIERLLEKKRRAIPFASGFAAVALCAAIAGALVVASRMSPLVSVMPDSTYPAGPAALAHHERGAKVLAIVLVQSRHTAAHAAATAAVRSAAFARHADTVVHRVFSVARSNAVGARNFIFIRHEPAPPLAHQAPPREAAAPPAVVPATVAPVVSTSDTSVAYAAPPDARIVESSADATNADVANAGATDNIPLLAAKLPTLSSSAKIIAIQRLGAHADSIEARAALVDALRNDASLAVKIVAVQALAQSVHEAEQQDALLDALRSSATAINVKLAIIAALTGAVHDDAVSRGIGDAFASQPEEVQIAAVQALSGASYETEAQTALINALANAATARVKMNIIHVLMDDAREPAVRKALQATLSPSQPVGVQLAAVEALAPAADDPEIRAVLERAGGTISCDIVKLSIKRALAEQR; encoded by the coding sequence ATGCAGGTCTGGCTGCAACTCGGGGAAGCATTCGCGCGCGTCAGCGTCGGCGCGATATTGAACGGCTTGTGGGAAGCGCTCGCCGTCGCGCTGCTCGCATGGCTGGTGCTGCGGCTGGCGCCGCGCGCCAACGCGTCGCTTCGCTATGGGCTGTGGTGCGTGGCCTTGGCCGCCGTGGTCATCCTTCCGGTCATCGCGCTGCATGCCGGCGCGACGCCGCCGGCCGCATCCGGCGGCGACTCTGCGGTCGCGGTGCCGCAGCGCTTCGCCCAGATCCTGTTCGCGCTCTGGTACGTGGTCGCGACCGTACTCGTGCTGCGCCTGATCGTCAGTTACATCCGCCTGCAGCAGCTCAAAGCCGAGGCGCATCCGCTGTCCGTCTTCTATCAGCATCGCGTGCGGCGCTGGCTGGCGGCGACGGGCGGCCGGCGGACCTGCAGGTTGTGCGTCTCTGACAAAGTCCCTATGCCGGTGGCTATCGGCCTCTTCGACCCCGTCATCGTACTGCCCGAGCGGCTGCTCGAACAGCTCTCGGATGACGAGCTCGACCAAGTCGGTCTGCACGAGCTCGCACATCTGCAGCGCTGGGATGACTACACCAACGTCTTCCAGCGCATAGCCGAGGCGCTGCTCTTCTTCAACCCTGCCGTCCACATCATCGGCCGCCAGTTGACCCTCGAGCGCGAGATCGCGTGCGACGATCGAGTCATCGCGGGTACCGGCAAACCGCTGACCTACGCGGCGTGCTTGACGCGCTTGGTCGAGGCCACAGCGTTGACGCGCCAAGCGCTGCCGGCGCTGGCCGCCACGTCGACGCGGCGTCAGCTTGCCATACGCATCGAGCGGCTGCTCGAAAAAAAACGCCGGGCCATCCCATTCGCGTCAGGGTTCGCGGCGGTCGCGCTGTGCGCGGCGATCGCGGGTGCGCTCGTGGTCGCGTCGCGAATGAGCCCGCTCGTCTCGGTGATGCCCGATTCCACGTACCCGGCCGGCCCCGCCGCGCTCGCGCACCACGAGCGAGGGGCAAAGGTCCTGGCCATCGTCCTCGTCCAGTCGCGGCACACGGCGGCACATGCCGCCGCCACGGCAGCGGTTCGCTCGGCGGCATTCGCCCGCCATGCCGATACCGTAGTGCACCGCGTCTTCAGTGTTGCGCGTTCCAACGCCGTGGGAGCGCGCAACTTCATCTTCATCCGCCACGAGCCGGCGCCGCCGCTCGCGCATCAAGCCCCGCCGCGCGAGGCTGCGGCGCCGCCTGCGGTCGTTCCGGCCACAGTCGCTCCGGTTGTCTCCACGAGCGACACGAGCGTGGCGTATGCCGCTCCGCCCGACGCCCGCATCGTGGAGTCGAGCGCTGACGCGACGAACGCTGATGTCGCGAACGCCGGCGCGACCGACAACATCCCGCTGCTCGCCGCAAAGCTGCCGACGCTATCGTCTTCAGCCAAGATCATCGCCATCCAGCGGCTGGGGGCGCACGCCGACAGCATCGAGGCGCGCGCGGCGCTGGTGGATGCGCTGCGCAACGACGCATCGCTGGCGGTCAAGATCGTCGCGGTGCAAGCGCTGGCGCAAAGCGTCCACGAGGCCGAACAGCAAGACGCGCTGCTCGATGCCTTGCGCTCGAGCGCGACGGCCATCAACGTGAAATTGGCGATCATCGCTGCCCTGACCGGAGCGGTGCACGATGATGCCGTCTCCCGGGGGATCGGCGACGCGTTCGCCTCGCAGCCCGAGGAGGTGCAGATTGCCGCCGTGCAGGCTCTCTCCGGCGCATCGTACGAGACCGAGGCTCAGACGGCGCTGATCAACGCGCTCGCCAATGCGGCGACCGCGCGCGTGAAGATGAACATCATCCACGTGCTGATGGACGACGCCCGGGAACCGGCCGTGCGCAAAGCCCTTCAGGCGACCCTATCGCCGAGCCAACCCGTCGGCGTGCAGCTCGCGGCGGTCGAAGCGCTGGCGCCTGCCGCCGACGATCCTGAAATCCGCGCCGTGCTCGAGCGGGCGGGCGGAACGATCAGCTGCGACATCGTGAAGCTGAGCATCAAGCGAGCGCTGGCCGAACAGCGCTAG
- a CDS encoding peptidylprolyl isomerase, protein MPAHVPPTADEATTLSRDAKTQHARIATKHGDIVFEFYPDDAPTTVAAFVKLVRAGFYDGLTFHRVEPGFVVQGGCPEGTGRGGPGYNLREEFNKRKHVQGTVAMARAQSPNSAGSQFYICLEPAPFLDGQYTVFGQVTDGFESVKKIKVGDKMESVRIEPKASK, encoded by the coding sequence GTGCCAGCTCACGTTCCGCCTACCGCCGACGAGGCGACCACGCTTTCGCGCGATGCCAAGACGCAGCACGCGCGCATCGCGACCAAACACGGGGACATCGTCTTCGAATTCTATCCGGACGACGCGCCGACGACCGTGGCCGCGTTCGTCAAGCTCGTGCGCGCCGGGTTCTACGACGGGTTGACGTTTCATCGCGTCGAGCCCGGTTTCGTGGTGCAGGGAGGCTGTCCGGAAGGGACGGGCCGCGGCGGCCCGGGCTACAACCTACGCGAGGAGTTCAACAAGCGCAAGCACGTGCAGGGCACGGTCGCGATGGCGCGCGCGCAGTCGCCTAATTCGGCTGGCTCGCAGTTCTACATCTGCCTCGAGCCGGCGCCGTTCCTCGACGGCCAATACACCGTCTTCGGTCAGGTCACCGACGGATTCGAGAGCGTCAAGAAGATAAAGGTCGGCGACAAGATGGAGAGCGTGCGGATAGAACCCAAGGCCTCGAAGTAG
- a CDS encoding ABC transporter ATP-binding protein, whose protein sequence is MSWHWQVASLGESAGEPPEMSFMLGGSTPFHMMYAMGTSGDGNKPPAKVDLRRILRYFAPYWRKETLVLVCITIATSLGQLPPLFTKWIIDVSIAKHDLHSLWVNVGGMIGVSLAAAAIGVWQGYLNASVGEGIMRDMRDALVQHLHRMPLSFFTSTKTGEIMNRVSSDVDAIDNVVTGTLVTIVTNVLMIVTTLIAIFLLDWRLALLSLVVVPLMVIPLGPVGRTMYAVRKQTREQRDRIESLIQETLSLSGITLVKSFVRERQEAARFHDAGTELMEMEIRLALVGRWFIALVGALVVIGPALIWLGGGWLAIERGLQVGTIVAFVAYLARLYGPAAALVSVQVQIVSALAVFERIFNYLDMTPEAPQRPDAITLTDVRGEVGFEHVRFRYVEDRWALDDVSFHAATGRLVAFVGPSGAGKTTIMNLVPRFYDPQEGRVTLDGRDVRDLTLESLRSSIGIVAQETYLFHTTIGENLRYGNPHAGEAELIAACKAANIYDFIAGLPDGFDTVVGERGLKLSGGERQRVAIARVLLKDPRVLILDEATSSLDSTSEQLIQAALEPLMRGRTSLVIAHRLSTIARADVIHVVDAGRIVESGTHRELLARSGLYAQLYEAQFKRTAQEQALA, encoded by the coding sequence GTGAGCTGGCACTGGCAAGTCGCCTCCTTAGGGGAATCGGCGGGTGAGCCGCCGGAGATGAGCTTCATGCTCGGCGGGTCCACCCCTTTCCATATGATGTACGCGATGGGCACCTCAGGCGACGGCAACAAGCCGCCGGCCAAGGTGGACCTGCGCCGCATCCTGCGCTACTTCGCGCCGTATTGGCGCAAAGAAACGCTCGTGCTCGTATGCATCACGATCGCGACGAGCCTGGGCCAGCTCCCGCCGCTGTTCACCAAATGGATCATCGACGTCTCGATCGCCAAACACGACCTGCACAGCCTCTGGGTCAACGTGGGCGGCATGATCGGCGTCTCGCTGGCCGCCGCGGCGATCGGCGTCTGGCAAGGCTACCTCAACGCCTCGGTCGGCGAGGGCATCATGCGCGACATGCGCGACGCGCTCGTGCAGCACTTGCACCGCATGCCGCTCTCGTTCTTCACGTCCACCAAGACCGGCGAGATCATGAACCGCGTCTCGAGCGACGTCGACGCGATCGACAATGTCGTGACCGGCACGCTGGTCACCATCGTCACGAACGTCCTCATGATCGTGACCACCCTGATCGCGATCTTCCTGCTCGACTGGCGCCTGGCGCTGCTCTCACTCGTCGTCGTGCCGCTCATGGTGATCCCGCTCGGCCCGGTCGGGCGCACGATGTATGCGGTGCGCAAGCAGACGCGCGAGCAGCGCGACCGCATCGAGAGCCTGATCCAGGAGACGCTGTCGCTCTCGGGCATCACGCTGGTCAAGTCGTTCGTGCGCGAACGCCAAGAGGCCGCGCGGTTCCATGACGCCGGCACCGAGCTGATGGAGATGGAGATCCGGCTCGCGCTGGTCGGGCGCTGGTTCATCGCGCTCGTCGGCGCGCTGGTCGTCATCGGACCGGCGTTGATCTGGCTGGGAGGCGGCTGGCTGGCGATCGAGCGCGGCCTGCAGGTCGGCACGATCGTCGCGTTCGTCGCATATCTCGCGCGCCTGTACGGGCCGGCGGCGGCGCTGGTCTCCGTGCAAGTGCAGATCGTCAGCGCGCTGGCGGTCTTCGAGCGCATCTTCAACTATCTGGACATGACGCCCGAGGCGCCCCAGCGGCCCGATGCGATCACCCTCACCGACGTGCGCGGCGAAGTCGGCTTCGAGCACGTGCGTTTCCGCTACGTCGAGGATCGCTGGGCGCTCGACGACGTGTCGTTCCATGCGGCGACGGGCCGACTCGTCGCCTTCGTCGGTCCGAGCGGCGCGGGCAAGACCACGATCATGAATCTCGTGCCGCGCTTCTACGACCCGCAGGAAGGGCGTGTGACGTTGGACGGCCGCGACGTGCGCGACCTGACGCTCGAATCGCTGCGCTCGTCGATCGGCATCGTCGCACAGGAGACGTATCTGTTCCACACCACGATCGGCGAGAATCTGCGCTACGGCAATCCGCATGCGGGCGAAGCCGAGCTGATCGCGGCGTGCAAGGCGGCGAATATCTACGACTTCATCGCCGGTTTGCCGGACGGCTTCGACACCGTCGTCGGCGAGCGCGGCCTCAAGCTGTCGGGCGGGGAACGCCAGCGGGTGGCGATCGCGCGCGTGCTGCTCAAGGATCCGCGCGTCCTGATCTTGGACGAGGCGACCAGCTCGCTCGATTCGACCTCGGAACAGCTCATCCAAGCCGCGCTCGAACCGCTGATGCGAGGCCGTACGAGCTTGGTCATCGCGCACCGGCTGTCGACGATCGCGCGCGCGGACGTGATCCACGTCGTCGATGCCGGGCGCATCGTCGAGTCGGGCACGCATCGCGAGCTGCTCGCGCGCAGCGGCCTGTACGCGCAGCTGTATGAGGCGCAGTTCAAGCGGACCGCCCAGGAGCAGGCGCTCGCATGA